Proteins from one Sylvia atricapilla isolate bSylAtr1 chromosome 1, bSylAtr1.pri, whole genome shotgun sequence genomic window:
- the ABRA gene encoding actin-binding Rho-activating protein: MAADSNMAPEEKPRAAPVKRAVHKIRMASQVFSLARGWQQWASDHHVKQEQEPCGWVPTAESSSAHPVQESSFEKWQIPSVKRDQEKDYEKSLPTESMTVRDAEKKSRESDEDLKTFSIKSKEVTKTVVSKAYERGGDVSLLSERYENNNSSSELTKLKEESSAIDKILSSKLPSTIRRKCSNVVSELTKGWKKMEEEDKDEAKRELLLKSRDDSLDAQDSGYGEAEDKLEQEDSDREVTAVRIKRPAPSLASRLSEEARSNARKKSSAVHSLKDRWQEWADQHIITQKLNPFSEEFDHELAMSTRLHKGDEGYGHPKEGTKTAERAKRAEAHIHREIRDMCFIIESMAKPRPDGKIQVTFGELFDRYVRISDKVVGILMRARKHGLVDFEGEMLWQGRDDNVIITLLK, from the exons ATGGCAGCAGACAGCAACATGGCTCCTGAAGAAAAGCCgagagctgctcctgtgaaAAGGGCTGTCCACAAGATCCGGATGGCCAGCCAGGTCTTCAGCTTGGCACgaggctggcagcagtgggcaTCTGACCACCACGTAAAGCAAGAGCAAGAGCCCTGTGGATGGGTTCCCACTGCAGAAAGCTCATCAGCTCACCCTGTGCAAGAAAGTTCTTTTGAAAAATGGCAAATTCCATCTGTAAAAAGGGACCAAGAAAAAGATTATGAAAAATCCTTACCAACGGAATCAATGACAGTaagagatgctgaaaaaaaatcaagggaaTCAGATGAAGACCTCAAAACGTTCAGCATTAAAAGCAAAGAGGTGACCAAAACAGTCGTCAGCAAAGCCTATGAACGAGGGGGCGATGTCAGTCTCCTCAGTGAAAGATATGAGAACAACAACAGCAGTTCCGAGCTGACCAAACTCAAAGAAGAATCAAGTGCTATTGACAAAATTCTTAGTAGCAAATTACCTTCAACCATAAGGAGGAAGTGTTCAAATGTGGTATCAGAGCTGACCAAGGGCTGGAAGAAGATGGAAGAAGAGGACAAAGATGAGGCCAAGCGAGAGCTGCTGCTTAAGAGTCGTGATGACAGCCTGGATGCCCAGGACAGTGGCTATGGGGAAGCAGAGGACAAGCTCGAGCAGGAAGACAGTGACCGGGAGGTGACAGCTGTAAGGATTAAACGGCCTGCCCCATCTCT CGCCAGCCGGCTGAGCGAGGAGGCGCGCAGCAACGCTCGCAAGAAAAGCAGCGCCGTGCACAGCCTCAAGGACAGGTGGCAGGAATGGGCCGACCAGCACATCATAACACAGAAGCTGAACCCCTTCAGCGAGGAGTTCGACCACGAGCTGGCCATGTCCACGCGTCTGCACAAAGGAGATGAAGGATACGGTCACCCAAAGGAAGGAACCAAAACTGCTGAGAGAGCCAAGAGAGCTGAGGCGCACATCCACCGGGAGATCAGGGACATGTGCTTCATCATTGAATCAATGGCCAAGCCACGGCCTGATGGCAAGATCCAAGTCACTTTTGGGGAACTCTTCGACAGATACGTTCGTATCTCAGATAAAGTTGTTGGGATTCTTATGAGAGCCAGGAAACATGGGCTGGTGGACTTTGAAGGAGAAATGTTGTGGCAAGGAAGAGATGATAATGTCATAAttactttattaaaataa
- the OXR1 gene encoding oxidation resistance protein 1 isoform X5 has translation MSRLWYGKKGRKHQPVNRKCTLVVSVAEYHRRIDALNSEELRTLCRRLQITTREDINSKQATNIKTDLEPEAFRPNLSDPSELLQPEQIEKLTKSLPPRTIGYPWTLVYSTAKHGMSLKTLYRTMMGLDTPVLLVIKDSDGQVFGALASEPFKVSDGFYGTGETFMFTFSPEFEVFKWTGDNMFFIKGDMDSLAFGGGGGEFALWLDGDLYHGRSHSCKTFGNHTLSKREDFTIQDIEIWAFE, from the exons ATGTCTCGTCTTTGGtatgggaagaagggaagaaagcaCCAGCCAGTTAATCGTAAATGCACTCTG GTAGTGTCAGTGGCTGAGTATCACCGCAGGATCGATGCTCTAAATAGCGAAGAACTGCGCACACTCTGCAGACGTCTACAG ATAACAACAAGAGAAGATATCAATTCAAAACAGGCAACAAATATCAAAACAGACCTGGAGCCTGAAGCATTCCGGCCAAATCTTAGTGATCCAAGTGAATTACTACAGCCAGAACAAATTGAAAAG CTCACGAAGTCTCTTCCACCACGGACTATTGGCTATCCATGGACTCTTGTCTACAGTACTGCAAAGCATGGCATGAGCTTGAAGACCTTGTATCGGACAATGATGGGATTAGACACACCTGTGCTGTTGGTTATCAAAGACAGTGATGGACAG GTTTTTGGTGCCCTAGCATCTGAACCGTTTAAAGTGAGCGATGGCTTTTATGGCACTGGGGAGACCTTTATGTTCACTTTTTCTCCAGAATTTGAG gtTTTTAAATGGACAGGAGACAACATGTTCTTCATTAAAGGAGACATGGATTCTCTTGCTTTTGGTGGAGGAGG AGGAGAGTTTGCTCTTTGGCTTGATGGTGATCTCTACCATGGAAGAAGTCATTCATGTAAAACATTTGGGAATCACACACTTTCTAAGCGAGAAGACTTCACTATTCAAGACATAGAAATATGGGCTTTTGAATAA
- the OXR1 gene encoding oxidation resistance protein 1 isoform X6, producing MSRLWYGKKGRKHQPVNRKCTLITTREDINSKQATNIKTDLEPEAFRPNLSDPSELLQPEQIEKLTKSLPPRTIGYPWTLVYSTAKHGMSLKTLYRTMMGLDTPVLLVIKDSDGQVFGALASEPFKVSDGFYGTGETFMFTFSPEFEVFKWTGDNMFFIKGDMDSLAFGGGGGEFALWLDGDLYHGRSHSCKTFGNHTLSKREDFTIQDIEIWAFE from the exons ATGTCTCGTCTTTGGtatgggaagaagggaagaaagcaCCAGCCAGTTAATCGTAAATGCACTCTG ATAACAACAAGAGAAGATATCAATTCAAAACAGGCAACAAATATCAAAACAGACCTGGAGCCTGAAGCATTCCGGCCAAATCTTAGTGATCCAAGTGAATTACTACAGCCAGAACAAATTGAAAAG CTCACGAAGTCTCTTCCACCACGGACTATTGGCTATCCATGGACTCTTGTCTACAGTACTGCAAAGCATGGCATGAGCTTGAAGACCTTGTATCGGACAATGATGGGATTAGACACACCTGTGCTGTTGGTTATCAAAGACAGTGATGGACAG GTTTTTGGTGCCCTAGCATCTGAACCGTTTAAAGTGAGCGATGGCTTTTATGGCACTGGGGAGACCTTTATGTTCACTTTTTCTCCAGAATTTGAG gtTTTTAAATGGACAGGAGACAACATGTTCTTCATTAAAGGAGACATGGATTCTCTTGCTTTTGGTGGAGGAGG AGGAGAGTTTGCTCTTTGGCTTGATGGTGATCTCTACCATGGAAGAAGTCATTCATGTAAAACATTTGGGAATCACACACTTTCTAAGCGAGAAGACTTCACTATTCAAGACATAGAAATATGGGCTTTTGAATAA